The window GGCGCGAGGGGTCTTCTCCTATTTTTGAGGGCTCCACGTTATCACGGTTGCATTTGTAATTGTTCTTGGTCCGGTCACTTAAGAATTCCCTGAGATGGTCATTTTTCAGTAATGTCGCCACCTATTCATGCAGACGTTGACAGTCCCCAGTCCGGTGGCCATTAGTCCCATGGTATGCGCACTACAAATTTAGGGTCTCTCTGGCTGGGATCGAACCTCATTGTCTTCGGGAATCttgcttctttaatgttcctcatagccgATACTAACTCTATtacactgacgttgaagttgtattctgatagcctGGGATAGGAAAGATCCCGAGAACCTGACGTTTCTTTATCCTGCAATGATCTGTTGCTCCGACCCCGATCAGTTCTTCTTTCGGTATCGAATCTGTCTGCTGACCGGAAACCTCTGCCGCGTCCTTCGGACCGCTCGTAGGGCaaaaactggcccctcgaagatCGTCTATCTATGTCGAAatcgtcttttgatttttctttattcttttcctGACCTTTAGCCGACGTCGGGAAGCCAATTTGATCATCTTCAATCCTTATCTTGGACTCGTACCAGTTGTGAACATCCGCCCAAGTCATCGCTTGGAACTCAAGCAAAATTTCCTTTAATTTCCAAGAAGCATCAGAACATTTTGGATTCAAacccttggtgaatgcttcagccacCCATTCATCCGGAACAGTCAGGAGCaacattctttccttttggaaccgGGTGACAAATTTCTGTAGCAACTCAGACTCTTCTTGTGCAATTCTGAATATGTAGGCCTTTCAGGCCTTTACCTTTCTGGCCCCGGCATGTgccttaatgaaagaatctgcgagcatctcaaagaAATCTATGGAATGCTTGAGCAATAGAGAATACCATGtcaaggctcccctcgtgagagtctccccgaatttctttagcaaaaTAGACTCAATCTCATGGGGAGATAAATCGTTCCCCTTCCACCGCcgttgtataggtggtaataTTCTCCTGAGGGTCCAAAGTCCCATCATATTCCGATACGTCGGACATTTTAAAAAGCTTCGGGATCAATTCTGGTGTTGCGCTTGGTTTATACGGCAactgagtatacttctttgagtccggCCCTTTCAGCACCGGTGGTGCACCCGAGATTTGGTCCATGCAGGGgttcacttccctcataaacctTAAAAGCTCGCTTTTGAAGGGATCACTCTCGTTATTATGACCGGATCCGCTCCCCCGACCCCCTCGAAGCCGACCCCGCCCTTCGAGGTATTATTTTCGACCCTAtgcgttgtttgatttgcgggagcaccAGAAGGAACTAGACCTCGTCCATTCGTATTATTGGAAGCACCCGACAATGCCTACTTTAGTTCTGTCATAACCTTGTCCTGTCatgtgagatggcctagaatgaccTGTTGTTTCTCCTGTAGGACCTTTACCGCCTCAACAATAAGCTCCTCTTCAGCATCATTAGGAGTTGCCTCCCGAACGTGTCGTGGGTATTGTCTGCTGGCGTGGCATCACTTCCTTCATTACAggtatcactgattgaatcctcgtgcTGAGGCTGGTGACCTCGAGCCTCAATATTGTGTGTGTTGTTAATACCATTATTTTCCATTCTCTGTGATTTTTGCTAAGAACAgataatcaaaacacgttagtaaaagaggcaaggatcaacttaattacacgactgtctaggccccaTAGTGGGcatcaaactgtttacccgtaaaatgatacagttgaatttatacgtggtttctagataagtgaattaattcgatcctgaaataataaaagaattgaataaatatgcaatacttagccttgagatgaaAATGGAATAGCAGAAACACTAGTTTCGGGAGCAGGGATTCCGAATACAATAACGATGAAATCAAAAAGCAAGAGGATAAAGTTCTATAGAGCTTTTAATAGGTTGTAgcgtaagtttgccagaaaatttaTGTTATTTACAATGAtaacagagctcactatttatagttgcacctagggaataaggtcctaggatcatgccgttctttaatgtcaattatgagggctaTTTAAGAATGTGTAACGATGGACATGAATGACAAATTCTTTGTAAAGAGAAGTGTACtaaatgctgtagaatattctccattaaatgctatcAGGTGGCAGGTGTTTATTGCATCTTTATGAGCATCACTCTTTCCGGTAACAAAATGGAACAATTGTCTTCGGTTTTAGCTATCCTCTGCCTTCGGCTCCATGTGCCACTCTCTTATGCAATTACTTAACATATTATATTTTATCCtatacaatatatacatatatataatatatattatttaaatatatatcaTCTTTTATCCTAAATGATAGTGAAGtatgaggttaagccaagtggcatatTGAGAAAATGCGACTTGGCACTTTTAagacaaaatttaaataaattttaagaCAAAATATCATTAGGACAAAATCTAATCTAAATTGTTCAAGAAATGTTTatataataaaatttttatttaagAAATATTCTCCCATTAATTTTGGACTAAGTGACTGATTTTCCTTCATGATATATTTCCAACTCAGAGCTTAGTTTGTATGATATTATCCCTTTAATTTAGGTGCTTatttaataacaaaatatttattttgactgatatgatatatatatatatatatatagcgtcattattaatttatatttatattctaaaatatttatattattaaaaggagggtAATTTGCAATGTAGTTAAGCCAAGTGACATATTAAGAGTATGCCACATAGAAAAATTAGGACAAAGTTAATACATATCTATATACATAAATTAAGAGGATAGTTTGTTATGTGGTGACCAAATGCCAAGCTAATAAAAAGTCATTTGATAATTTTAggaaaatattaattattaagactTAGTCGTTTATACTATGGATAGGACCACGAAAGTCTTACTaggtaaagaaaaataaaattttgataacaaattaaaattttaatatataaaataaatgtCGCACGTAGGTAATTTtactaacaaaaattaaaaattcaattTGTATCTTGAAACTAATAGAAAAATAGAATTTAATTGCACGTCGTACAAAAGCAAATACTATAAGGAAACTCAATAGATTTGGAACATAATAATTAAAgaacttatgtattaatattttgatCATAGATAGAATATTACTATAATAAGCTAATTAAATTTTGTTAGTAGGGAAGAGaatatataaagaagaaaatagtgatagtgtgaggatacttatactatgaattaatttaaataaataaattaaataattaaataatataatattactGATAGATTTAAATGATAAAAGCATTTCAAGTAAGAGGATAAAGTGTAAAAATACAttaaattttaagatttttttatatttagcgatgattattaaaaatataataatcatGACACTAAGTCAGTTGGTAAACTAATAAAAAATCACATgacaatataataatattaagtaatgagtaatacaataactataagcaaagaacaaaaagagaaaaaagtagAAGTATAAGacatatttgaatttgagatataaaataaagtggtagtaagaattttattaaaattatacaATTTAATATGCTCAAACAAGATAGATCTCAACATGACAtgtttagtgggcgtttggacatatgaattgtgaaatttcggaaaaaagtaaaattgttttctaagtgaaaatggtatttgaaaattagagttgtgtttggacatgaatacaatttggagctatatttgaatttttatgagtgatttgaagtgaaaGTTTTGAAAATAgcttttttggagtttttaaaattttcaaaaattttcgaaattcatcttcaagtgaaatttgaaattttcatggcCAGACGGGCatttagtattctttaatattgaccgaaaaataaaattcaagtaaTAAAATCAAGGGATTATGTTGTTAcatatttaaaaagaaaaagaaaaataaaacatattATCCAGTATGAGATTTGAGAAatgatttcatatttttcttaatGAATATCTAATGATTATCTATAAATTTTATATGAAAGtttaaatactaaggttattTTTACATAAGctaaataatagaaatcataatTTGACATGATTTATGTCTGTGCATCGTGCAGATACTAATACTAGtgtaaattaaaagaaaaacaaagtagTAATTATCCCTTTGAACAAAAGAAAGTAGATAAATTTTATTAGGACCAATTTAAATTTTGGGGATGCTTAGAGTTTCGAAGAAAACTTAAATATGCCTCAGTCCCAAATAAGTTGAGATCGACGATACAAattcttatttctttcatttagcTCAACtcataaaattattattactaaaataaattgaaagtgcAAAttaaaaagatatatatatatatatatatatatatatatatatatatatatatatatatatatatatatatatatatatatataattttctctTCCATGGTAAACTTTAATCCCAACTAGTCAGTATCACCTATATGGATCTTTCTCTTCCATTGTTTCCTATCTTTAGCTaagtgtcacgacctaaaacccacaataggtcgtgatggcgcccaacgtcgccgttaggcaagtcaacggtgaactaccaaattaattatgcattttattattttcgaaatCGTGAATTTTATTAGATAAAGAAATCAACGCATTAAAATCATGGAAACTTACAATTTAAATAGAATAGATAATAAAAGTGTGTAAATGCTAAGCAAAACCACAAATAACttctagaacatcccaaaacccgatgtcacaagtgcatgagcgtctactaaagagtgcaataataatacaacatctgtctggaatataaaatagataggataaaaaaaataaataaaaaggacaCTCTGTGGGTTGCGGTGCGTAGCATAGAAAGCAGCTCACCATTAAGTCCCTTCAGTAGtagcgcctacgcgccaagatggcCACCAAATGAagctgtcagatcctgcacatttagtacaaaagtgtagtatgagtacataaatcaacgcatacccaataAGTAACTAGCCTAACCCTatagaagtagtgatgagaggtcgacatcgacatttactagtggtccaataaatcaatatgatAACTCATAACATATATGAAGCACAACAGTAGTAGTGAGATAAAAACTGTAACTAACATAATCCTCCAAAAATTTCCTTTAATGATATAAATCTCTCAAATCTCATTTTCCATCTCAACAGATCTGAAATATCAAGTGCAATCTCAAatggataaggaataccatataaaatgccatGCCTCAATAGAAGAGggatctcgtgaatattcggactgctagcgatgtaacgcacgattatgccgaggtcatacgacccaatccagagtggtgtgtgcactgccgagggtcggcCGACACGAACCAGAGATACATCTCAATATACTTCCGAGGCATTTGGCCCGATCCACAGGAAGGGAAGAAACTTATCGAAGTAGAAGTCACTTGCTTATAACACATATGCAGgagcataaagtaaacatgacttttaccgtttatcaaatatctcgccaaacaactcaaggtgataaagctcggcctaatctattcccaaatcaatttcaattataaattcacttGATTAAGATAGTAaaacgagttcaaataattcaactattacatgataaagtcctaagtctagcCGGACATAAATATGGTTTtagttacgtacggactctcgttatctcgtgcgtacgtagcacccacaactagtagcacacaATAATTTTAATACCTACGGGGTAGattccccctcacaaagttagacatgagacttacctcgcaaTGAAGTTCCATAAACGgttccaacgcctctctaacacctcaaaccaatgcccatcgatccgaaactagtcaaacaacgtacAAACCAATAATGGTGTCATTTCCTGTTTTCCTTTCCTATTACTATTATTTTGGTGAATTGATTTTCAAGATAAATTTACTACGCTGAATCATTTTCTCATACCCGAGTTATTTATAACATAacgattttaaataaaagaattattaatcTGCTTACTTTTTGTGACTCTTAAGTTAAAACTCACTATTTCATTTGGTACTTTACTATTCTTAATAGTTGTCATatttcactttaattgatttttcaacttaaactcctTACCTCATCTGATGTTTATACTTTACCTAAAAAACGTTATTAAGTTTTAATTTagcaaattctatatttaattcagtatcttatctgatgctttattttacttaaaaatattattttcttcacccaaatgatttctaaaataaccTCGTTTTCTTATTTGATCCCATATTTTATTTAAGGTTGTTATTATGCCTTATTGTATATAAATAAACCTCTTGAATATTTTATTTAGTAGTTTACACGAATACGATGTACATGATAGCACGTGGACTTTGCCGTGCGAAAGAGATTTGGGAAAAATGTAGGCACGAAGTGCCATGCTTGTAAGATTTACGAGGAGTGGTACCTCGGGTAGTTCTTGTTGTGACTTGTGCATTAGGTACGATTTGATGGATTGAGTTGTCATCGGTTACCCTTACTTGGTTCGAGACTTATGTCTGCACgactggagacttcaaggtatacctgcttggcGTTCGCGGGTTCCGAAGTCACCTTCTGTTGCATTTTATTTCCATTGATCCTATTATTCAAGacagtgatgtatttattatTTCTGGGGACTCTTAATAaaacttatgacttgtactaccagttttgggatatTATGTATCTATCTTGGGATTATTGGCTTATATAGAAATTTCCGGTTCATATTTATCAGTTGTTTAGTAGAATTTGTTATCATTTCAGTATGTGTTAGACTTACTTAAttttagagattaggtgtcatcacgactcattcggagagattttgggtcgtgacacccctACTCCACCCACCCACCCTTCCTTCGTACAAAACACGCCCTTAGTCTTAATTTTGGATAAAAGTCGAGTAAACCACTATGTCCTATTTGGGGATCAGAAAACGAATGAATGCGGCGAGTGAATACTTGATCCCTAGAGGCCACTTCCAAAATTATTCTTTAGCAAAAAGGTAAGACTATATGTTCTTTTACGTGTCTGTTAACGTTTCATTTTTTTATTGGAAAAATATTTGCAATATGTACCTAATCCTAATGTCCTCCctgcaaagaaaagaaaatcaaaattcaaTAGCTTTTGCACCTATCCATTAGTGGATATCACAAAGtcttttttttggggggtttTGATTTCTCATCCCAGTATTTACTATTTATCACAAAGTCAATGGTCACAATTATAGTGACAAATTGAAAATGATATCATTCATTTGATCTAacatctttttatttttcatttgatttgagttgatttcttccttttttatttttcaggaaGATGAATTACCGTAATAGGGTAATCAAAATACAAAGGTAGAAACGAGCGTAGCAAGTTTTTTTTAGTTAAATATCATAATTCGATATGGAATTACTATATCAATTCGATTGAACCGAATAAGTTTGATGcaaattttttacaaaatatgaataaatattaaattttaaattcaattattaatGTTTGAGGACGTTATCCTAGAATTAGATACTAAAATCTTAATCCGTGCTATGCAACACGCAATGTTGATAGTTGCAACCTACCGGCTGCAGAAATGGAGGTTCTGCTGGCTAACCTCCATTTCCACGAACTTCCTTACCAAGTCTCTCCATCCCCGCCCACAACCCCCCCAACACACACACTAAACCCAAACAGCTCATATATAAACACACTCCCTCCAGCTAGTGAAACCCAATTCAAAATTCTTTATACTCTTTTGCTGTTCCTGTGCATTTTTGCTTGTTTCGTTAGTAGTAAGTTTCTTCATACTCAGTTCAATTTTGTAAATTGTTATAAACTGAAAACACCTTCTGTAGTTTCTTCAATATGATGACATGGATTTTAGTTTCTTGCTTTCTTGAACTGAAATGAAAGTCGGTTTTTGGTTTGATAAGGTAAATTAGGTTGAAAGCTGGAATATGCCTTTTCTAGATGCATACTTTTGTGGATCATCTTCCTTTTAATGCCATGTTTACAGAGTATGGGCAATTTGTTGTGCTGTGTAAAAGTTGATCAATCCACGGTTGCAATTACGGAGCAGTTCGGCAAGTATCAAAATGTGCTTCAGCCTGGGTGCCACTGTCTCCCTTCGTTCCTTGGATTCAAGGTAGCTGGTCATCTCTCCCTCAGGGTGCAGCAACTGGATGTTCGCTGCGAGACCAAGACAAAGGTCTATTCTTTATTCCAAAACGAGAATTACATCGACTTGAAATATACTGTTTTGGTACTTCATAGCTGAATCATCAAAGTCAATCAAAATTGGTACTTTCACAAAACATAAGTAGCCAGTAGGTGATGGTTTTTCAGTATTTACACCTGTATGACATATACATTTATTgcaataaatgtgcaggataatGTATTTGTCAATGTAGTGGCATCAATTCAGTACCGTGCTCTTGCAGACAAAGCAAATGATGCTTTCTACAGACTAACCAACACTAAGggtcaaattcaagcctatgtttTCGATGGTAGATCTCTATGATGTCTCTTTATATACATCTGATGATTTTCCCTTTGACTTGAGTTTTATTCTAACAAATTTATTTCTTACAATATATTGATTTCAACAGATAATGCTAACTTATACAGGTGTAAATTTTATGTTTCTTCAGTCATAAGAGCAAGTGTTCCAAAACTCAATATTGATGATGTTTTCGAGCAGAAAAATGAAATTGCCAGGGCTGTTGAGGATGAACTTGAGAAGGTTAGCCAAATCCTCAATGCTTCTTTTCACCGCTATCATATAGTGGATCTCATACAAGTGCCATTATGATCCTGTACAGGCTATGTCGGCTTATGGATATGAAATTGTTCAGACACTTATAGTTGATATAGAACCAGATGAGCATGTTAAGAGAGGTTTaaccccatgcgcacggcaccttgcggcgctacttgcacgaggcctcgccgttccgttgccaaaagccatcagctgccacgagcgatgtcgcctcccaaTTTTGCCCCCAACAACCGATGGCATTCGGAACCACCAGTAAAAGATGACCAATTCCATTCGCACTTTTCCCCAACTCCATCCGCAAAGAAACCCATTACCAAAAAATACCCCGGGAATGGAGGAAAAgattaaaaattttaaagaaaaacttTAATGAAATCAATGCTGGTATGTCTAAAATCTTTTTCCTCTAATTAATAccttgtttggccaaacttctttttggccaaaagtattttttttgttgtttccgGCAATGCTTTTTTTCCAAAGTTAAAGTGTTTGACCAagattttagaagaaaaaaaagtgcttttgagtaaaagcagaagcagtttttaagacgtagaaaaaagtagtttcttccgaaaaatacttttgagaaaaatacactttgaagcactttttaaaagtttggccaaatattaattgttgctcaaaagtgtttttcaaattaattagccgaACAGAAATTGCTTCTCagcaaaaatacttttttgaaaagcacttatAAGAAAAACACTTtgcaaaataagttgattttagaagtttggccgGACATGCTATATGCCTACTAATCGCGCGTTCTGTTTGTCAACTGCTCTCAGTAGATAATCTCAAcaggaatatatacatcactggaTGGATTTTCCTTCCATTAAAAATGTGAATTATTTATGTAAAAGAAATTCTACACACTGTTAAATGGCCGCTTTAGGAGTTGTGGTGCAATCTATGTCTACCAAGCTTCTTCAAGGGCTAAATCTATTCTCTTTACCTGTTTAATGTTTTGTGGTTGACCAAATTGAAGACTGATATTCTTATTCAATTTGTCATGCTATTTTTATGTCTTAACTGTCTTCAACTTTGCAGCTGCTCGGATGAGGTTGGCTGCTAATGAGAAGGCAGAGGCAGAGAAGATTTTACAAATTAAAAGGGCTGAAGGAGAGGCAGAGTCAAAGTATCTCTCAGGATTAGGTATTGCACGACAACGTCAAGCAATTGTGGATGGTTTAAGAGACAGTGTGCTTGGCTTCTCAGTGAATGTGCCTGGAACCTCGGCAAAGGATGTTATGGACATGGTCCTTTTAACTCAGTACTTTGACACCATGAAAGAAATTGGCGCTTCCAGCAAATCATCTGCCATTTTCCTTCCTCATGGGCCTGGTGCTGTAAGAGATGTGGCAAGCCAGATTCGTGACGGACTCCTTCAAGCTTCTACTGAGCGTTAAATGTTCTCTCAGAAATGTCAATGTGTTTCCCTTGAAGCAGCTATTTTCCCTTTTGTCTTTATTTTGTCAAGTGTGGAAATATGTGGTGAGATTGACTTTGAAGTTGTGATTAGTACTATCCTATGTACAGGAGTATGTAAATTTTTGAAGATCTTCACACCCTTTTTTGAAGAATTATGAATTGCTATCTGATATTTGGCAGCTTACCTTTATGCTTCATAAATTTTATCTTCTTCCCTATTTTGCTCTTCTGGAGCAATCGTGCTTCCCAATTACCAATCTTTCATATCATGGTCCTTTGCTTAACAATTGTCATTGGTTCTGCGTACGGATAAAATCGGAGATAGAGCTACACCCGATTTCTCGATAAAGAAACGAGAGGACAATGCGATCCAATATGACCTCGGGTAAAGCCGAGGGCTCCCATAGATCAGAGCCCGGGGAGGATGAATGATGCGCCAGAACCGAACACGGCCAAATATGGGAAGGATCGGGTTCGAGCAAAATAAAAAATCGATACTAAAGGAAAAACGGTTGGAGAGGACAGACGAGGGGCCAAAATATTCACTCTTATCCAGACATTATGGCACAAATCTCGTCTGATATAAACGGCGTATCACGGTTTATCaggaaaaaaaagatttttaccttatttagacttgtactcgaattgaaactcccctactatataaagggggaacCTTTTTATTTTTGGGATCACTGTTAGCACGCATATCAAAGGAATAAAGTCAATTTTTGTTATCTAATTAttgttcaaagtgttcttgagcTGCTTATTCGTTTAGTCGCAATCGAGCCCATTTCGAGGGCTTAATCGGAACCAATTTCCAGTATTCATCATAAAGCCAGGCTTGATCATCCATTGTGTTTGGTTtgattgttttgttttcctttaatttatttatttactgtCCTTAGATCATTCGTgttaaattaaatcacatatcctttaaatcgtgtataaattcaattgttactcattttaagggtgaacagtttggcgcccatcgtggggaaaaggataatagtggtgatttaatACGAATCTGCATAACACACCCTATATTATAGTTGCTCTTTGAAGTTTGATTTCAGGTctatttaaaatgtcaaattctcagtccGCTCATTTGAGCATTGATGCCGAGTCAGGCTACCACGGTGAAAACAATAATGTGGTACCAAGCAATGACGTACCCCCTGTTGATCCTAATGGTGTCCCAATCGTTGACCCAATCGATGCTAACTCACAAGTTTCCATCAACATCAACCTGTCAACTGATCCCGAAAATAGAGTTCGCGGAGTACCCCGACTGTAAGCTCGAGAAGCTCGTGAGGGGGGAAGGTGATGGAGTAAGCTTGCGATTGATTTTTGAAATGCTACAAGCTCATCAAGTTCCACTAGCACAGTTGCAGAATCAAAATCACGCACAGAGCACGGCGGAACCCGAGCGGGTTAGGGAACATGTTTAGAGAGACGAACAGAATATTACAGAACCAGATGAGTTCGGGCCCGGAGAGACTTCCGAGTTGATGAAAATGCTAGAAGCATTAACAAAATGGGTGGAGTCTAGCAAAATGAAGatagaggcaaatgacaagaaggtggagaCTTACAATTCAAGGGTATATCAGATCCTAGGAGTGCCTCCAATATTGAAGGGACCGGATTCCAAAACGTTCTTTTagaaaccttttcctccgagcgcggcaCCAAAGCCAATTCCTACTTCTCGATATTCCCAAGTATAATGGGACCACAAatccaaacgagcatgtaacctcctaCACATGCACAATAAAAGGCAATGACCTAGAAAACGACAAGATCGAATCGTTGTTGCTGAAGAAGTTTGGAAAAACCttgtcgaaaggagcaatgatatggtaccataacttACCTCTAAATTCtgttgattcatttgctatgcttgcaaatgCCTTTGTTAAAGTCCATGTCAGCGCTATCAAGGTCGAGatgaggaaatcagacctcttcaaagtcaAGCAAAGGGACAATGAGATGCTTAGGGAGTTTGTGTCGAGGTTCCATATAGAACAAATGGACCTGCCTCCGGTTGtagatgattgggccattcaggTGTTTACTCAAGGGCTTAACCCCCGAAGTTCCATTGCTTCTCAACAATTGAAGCAAAACTTGGTGGAGTACCCGGTGGTCATTTGGGCTGACATTCACAAcagataccagtcaaagatcagagtcGAGGACGACCATCTAGGCCTGGTCGCCACCCGACCAGGAATGACAGGAGAAGCGACCAAGGTCCTATCAACCAAGGTCTGATGAGTCTGAACGGTTTCGACAGACCGCTTGGGAGCAGAGATACCCCGAGACTATCAAAATATAGCTTCAGCGGTGATGCAATGAGTATGATATCGGCCATTGGCCGCATCAATGAAACCAAATGGCCAACGCCACTCTAGTCCGATCCCGAACAGAGGGATCACAACTTGATATTTAAATACCACAGTACTCAcggtcacaagaccgaggattgtcGACAG is drawn from Nicotiana tabacum cultivar K326 chromosome 22, ASM71507v2, whole genome shotgun sequence and contains these coding sequences:
- the LOC107776865 gene encoding hypersensitive-induced reaction 1 protein-like; translation: MPCLQSMGNLLCCVKVDQSTVAITEQFGKYQNVLQPGCHCLPSFLGFKVAGHLSLRVQQLDVRCETKTKDNVFVNVVASIQYRALADKANDAFYRLTNTKGQIQAYVFDVIRASVPKLNIDDVFEQKNEIARAVEDELEKAMSAYGYEIVQTLIVDIEPDEKRLKILKKNFNEINAAARMRLAANEKAEAEKILQIKRAEGEAESKYLSGLGIARQRQAIVDGLRDSVLGFSVNVPGTSAKDVMDMVLLTQYFDTMKEIGASSKSSAIFLPHGPGAVRDVASQIRDGLLQASTER